The genomic DNA TTGGATTGTCGTCGACATGAAAAAAGACTGGAAGCGAGTTTTCTCTGCGGAGTGATCTCTCAGTTCCTACTTTGAACCTGCATGAATTGTGTTGATTTCCTGTTGAATGTGAGTGAACACCATCGGCAGGAAGACGACGCCGGAGTAATGATTCGCAGGCATTTTGACATGGTGAGATTTCTCCAGCCCAACGGTGGTCGCGAGCAAGTCGGCATTCTTCGGAGGGACCACCGTGTCAAACATGCCGGAGTATAACCAGACACGACTTGGGTTCAGGCGGTGTGCAACGCGTGTTGGTTCGACCGACATTGTCACCGTTTTGAGCTTCTCGCCGGTTAAACCCTGACGAGCTAGACGTTCTCGGGCCTTAGCTGCGTCTTTCTTTCCGTTTTGAACGATGTCGTAAAGGTCGCCTCCGGCGAGCATCAGAAAGACACCGTCATATTTTCCATCCAGGCTGGCTGCTGTGGTCGAAACAAATCCTCCGAGGCTGGTCCCCTGCAGAGTAATCGTTCTTGAGTCGACTTCGGGCAGAACAGCGACCGCGTCTCTTGCTCTACGGACATCGGCGACGGCTTGCCGCATTGCGGTCACCTGATCGACTTCATGACGTTGCTTAGAATTCGATCGACGCAATCCATAGTACGGCATTTGAATCATAAAGGTGTGAAACCCCAAATGCTTCAAACTGCCCGCGAAGAGTCGTCCGACTTCCATGCTGCTTCCGGACTCATGGACAACGACAACTGCCGGAGCTTTCTGGACGGTCCCCGCATCATCTTTCACCATCGACCATTCCATCGAGACGATGTCGTTCTGGTCATCTCCCGAAGGAACAGCAGAAGAGAATTGCACGAGTCGGTCGCCATGTTTCGTTTGCGGTGCGCGAACAGTCACTGAAAATTCTTGAGGCTTCCACTTCAGCCCCTTCAAGCAATCGTTCGCGTCTGCAGATGCATCTTCTAAAACATTCAATGAATCTGAGGCATTGAAGTGTTTCACTTCGGTATTGGGCTTTTGAGCTTCAATGCCCGAAAGATCTTCGGCACAAACCGTTCCGCAAATCAATATCTGACAAACAGACAAAAAGCATTTCATACGCTCGGTCCAATCCTGGAAATCATTTAGTTGTAAAATGAGCACATCGCTTCTTAAGTATGCGGCATGAGATGTGTCATCGTCCAGATTCATTGACGACAATGATATGAATCTCTCAGAGCCACTCCAAGCTTGAACGGGTACGTACTATTTGAATACGAACTCGTTGCTAAAAGACTCACGCAAATGTCGAGACCGGTTTCCGTCGATGTCTAACTCGATTTGAAATCATATAATGCCATGATCAGCCCCCCACTCAACTTGTGTTGGCAAGTGGAAATCGCTCTATCCTCAAAGGAATCGGCTGCATATAATTCTGTAACGAGTTTTGTTCTTTGGATCGTAAAGCTGATTCCGTCGATTGCTGCGACGATGATACGATCGAACATCGTCATGCTGAATCGATATCGTCTTGGACATCGAACGGAGGCTTGCGACAGGCAGTCGAGTAGAACGAGTCCGAAAACCTCTGGAGTCGTTGCTTTTTCTCAATAATTGAGAGAGCAAATTCAAGTTTCAGGACCAGTTCTAGAGCAAATCTAAAATTCGTATTAACAGTACTGTCTCGTGGCATCAGCGTATGGACTTGTGAAATCGTACATCGCGGACAAGAGAAGCATTGGAAATGCTCTAAACTTCCCTGATTGAAGGATCTCCACATGGCTGTGACAACACATCGTGCACTCCCGGCTGAAATCGCTGAGATTCAGCATCGTATGGAAGAGATTGCAGCATCGTATGGTCTCGATTTTTTTGAGACCATTTTTGAGATGCTCGACTATGAAGAGTTGAGCATGTTTGCAGCCTACGGTGGGTTTCCAATTCGCTATCCACACTGGCGCTTCGGTGCGGAATATGACGAGCTTTTGAAGAGTTATTCCTACGGCCTCTCAAAAATCTACGAGATGGTCATTAACACAGATCCTTGCTACGCCTACCTGCTCTCTGCGAATGCTATTGGTGATCAGAAGTTGGTGATTGCCCACGTTTACGGTCACTGTGACT from Thalassoglobus polymorphus includes the following:
- a CDS encoding dienelactone hydrolase family protein, with amino-acid sequence MSVCQILICGTVCAEDLSGIEAQKPNTEVKHFNASDSLNVLEDASADANDCLKGLKWKPQEFSVTVRAPQTKHGDRLVQFSSAVPSGDDQNDIVSMEWSMVKDDAGTVQKAPAVVVVHESGSSMEVGRLFAGSLKHLGFHTFMIQMPYYGLRRSNSKQRHEVDQVTAMRQAVADVRRARDAVAVLPEVDSRTITLQGTSLGGFVSTTAASLDGKYDGVFLMLAGGDLYDIVQNGKKDAAKARERLARQGLTGEKLKTVTMSVEPTRVAHRLNPSRVWLYSGMFDTVVPPKNADLLATTVGLEKSHHVKMPANHYSGVVFLPMVFTHIQQEINTIHAGSK